Proteins co-encoded in one Kutzneria chonburiensis genomic window:
- a CDS encoding GNAT family N-acetyltransferase has translation MDEPVIAEEKSLDELLPLYQAVGWTAYTADPDLLRAAVAGSSYVVTARLAGRLVGLARAISDDATICYLQDVLVHPEAQRRNIGRALVNAVIERYAAVRQKVLLTDDEPAQRAFYEALGYAEIRDFGPGTLRAFVRFD, from the coding sequence ATGGACGAGCCCGTGATCGCCGAGGAAAAGTCGCTGGACGAGCTGTTGCCGCTGTACCAGGCCGTCGGCTGGACCGCGTACACCGCCGACCCCGATCTGCTGCGCGCGGCCGTCGCCGGTTCGTCCTATGTGGTCACCGCCCGGCTGGCCGGCCGCCTGGTCGGCCTGGCCCGGGCCATCTCGGACGACGCCACCATCTGCTACCTCCAGGACGTACTCGTGCACCCGGAAGCGCAGCGCCGCAACATCGGCCGCGCCCTGGTCAACGCCGTGATCGAGCGTTACGCCGCGGTCCGCCAGAAGGTGCTGCTGACCGACGACGAGCCCGCGCAGCGCGCCTTCTACGAGGCCCTCGGCTACGCCGAGATCCGCGACTTCGGCCCGGGCACACTGCGCGCTTTCGTGCGCTTCGACTAG
- a CDS encoding AfsR/SARP family transcriptional regulator, whose product MQIALLGEVRVTVGGRDVPLGPRQRRLMFAVLAWQVNQVVPLARIEELVWPDSPPRRAAHAIQVGVSDLRTRLAGLGVELETHGAGYLLRADPLLVDVHRFTALVAKAGLADDEERVGLLGEALRLWRGPALADTAEDATRQRLCAGAEETRLVAIEDRAAALLRLGRHEDVIDELTELAAEHPARERLVGCLARALADGGQAGEAQEVLRRTRNWLADELGMDPGTEFRQLEAELRLPSMLPPVTGFSGRDKDIAKLDAATGGDGLAVRIGAIVGTAGVGKTALASHWAHLRRDRFPDGQLYLDMRGYSSDPPLSAEQALLRFLRVLGVPPTELPTDLTDATGMFRTRLTGKRILVVLDNVAGVDQVRPLIPNDPGCVVVVTSRERLDGLVARDGAIRVPLDVLTADESDALLRKALGNRADPALALACAHLPLALRMAAAHLVYNPQKTVDAYIAELRSADGIEGAVRTAFDLSYGALKPQYQRLFRLLGLLPGPDVTAEAAAVLADCDAPEAARLLDQLAAAHLLTQHVQGRRYFLHDLLSRYARERSVAEESPDERAAAVDRLTRFYLQTVSDAVELLYPYMLRLPRDSQQPSRFTEWAKAQAWLNAERANLVAAAVHGPRPTSWLLADALRGYFYQTREFTDWFSVAGAGLVASTEDGDLRGQAAMNFSLALANQARNDYQPATEHYLSSLRLSEAAGWGAGEASAFINLGLIDEVRGDLRQAAERYTQGRERSSRAGARQLEAATLVNLGAVHAQLGRLIDAERSLFAALEINRELGSRQGEADARYYLGAVAGLRGRFDDAEAQVTAVLAYYREIGRIQDEAESLALLARIRCEAGRHAEAAADARGAIELARRTGDQHTECGGHVALANALRGAGAVEEAAAEFDRALVMADVVDAAYLTCTALIGSAETRHDLGEHDRAVAEAVQARDMARAAGYRLLEGMALAAARDDAAAAVFAETGYLRG is encoded by the coding sequence GTGCAGATCGCGCTGCTCGGCGAGGTCCGGGTGACGGTGGGCGGCCGGGACGTGCCGCTGGGACCGCGCCAGCGGCGGCTGATGTTCGCGGTGCTGGCCTGGCAGGTCAACCAGGTCGTGCCGCTGGCCCGCATCGAGGAGCTGGTGTGGCCGGACTCGCCGCCGAGGCGGGCGGCGCACGCGATCCAGGTGGGGGTTTCGGACCTGCGGACGCGGCTGGCCGGCCTGGGCGTGGAGCTGGAGACGCACGGCGCGGGCTACCTGCTGCGGGCCGACCCGCTGCTGGTCGACGTGCACCGCTTCACGGCCCTGGTGGCCAAGGCCGGCTTGGCCGACGACGAAGAGCGGGTGGGCCTGCTGGGCGAGGCGCTGCGCTTGTGGCGGGGTCCAGCGCTGGCCGACACGGCGGAAGACGCGACGCGGCAACGACTGTGCGCCGGCGCGGAGGAGACGCGCCTGGTGGCGATCGAGGACCGCGCCGCGGCGTTGCTGCGCCTGGGCCGGCACGAAGACGTGATCGACGAGCTGACCGAGCTGGCCGCCGAACACCCGGCGCGGGAACGGCTGGTCGGCTGCTTGGCCCGGGCTCTTGCTGACGGGGGACAGGCCGGCGAGGCGCAGGAAGTGTTGCGGCGAACCAGGAACTGGCTGGCCGATGAGCTGGGGATGGATCCTGGCACGGAGTTCCGGCAGTTGGAGGCCGAGCTGCGGCTGCCGTCGATGCTGCCGCCCGTGACCGGATTTTCCGGACGGGACAAGGACATCGCCAAACTGGACGCGGCGACCGGCGGCGATGGCCTGGCCGTGCGGATCGGCGCGATCGTCGGCACGGCCGGCGTCGGCAAGACGGCCCTGGCCTCGCACTGGGCCCACCTGCGCCGCGACCGTTTCCCCGACGGGCAGCTCTACCTGGACATGCGTGGCTACTCCTCCGATCCGCCGCTGAGCGCGGAGCAGGCGCTGCTGCGGTTCCTGCGCGTGCTGGGCGTGCCGCCGACCGAGCTGCCGACGGACCTGACCGACGCGACCGGGATGTTCCGAACCCGGTTGACCGGCAAGCGAATTCTCGTCGTGCTGGACAACGTCGCCGGCGTGGACCAGGTGCGGCCGCTGATCCCCAACGACCCGGGTTGCGTGGTGGTCGTGACCAGCCGTGAGCGCCTGGACGGGCTGGTCGCCCGGGACGGCGCGATCCGCGTGCCGCTGGACGTGCTGACCGCCGATGAGTCAGATGCCCTGCTACGCAAGGCATTGGGCAATCGGGCCGATCCGGCGCTGGCGCTGGCCTGCGCGCATCTGCCGCTGGCGTTGCGCATGGCGGCAGCGCATCTTGTCTACAATCCACAGAAGACGGTCGACGCCTACATCGCGGAGCTGCGGTCCGCCGACGGTATCGAGGGTGCGGTCCGGACGGCCTTCGATCTGTCCTATGGCGCCCTCAAACCTCAGTATCAGCGCCTGTTTCGCTTGCTGGGTCTGCTTCCGGGGCCGGACGTGACGGCCGAGGCGGCCGCCGTGTTGGCCGATTGTGATGCACCCGAGGCGGCCCGTCTGCTGGACCAGCTCGCCGCCGCACATCTGCTCACGCAGCACGTGCAAGGCCGCCGGTATTTCCTGCACGACCTGCTGTCCCGCTACGCCAGAGAACGCAGCGTCGCCGAGGAAAGCCCCGATGAGCGCGCCGCGGCGGTGGACCGCCTCACCCGGTTCTACCTACAGACAGTGTCCGACGCTGTCGAGCTGCTCTATCCCTACATGCTCCGGCTGCCAAGGGATTCACAGCAGCCGTCACGGTTCACCGAGTGGGCCAAGGCGCAGGCTTGGCTGAACGCGGAGCGGGCCAATCTGGTCGCGGCCGCAGTGCACGGCCCGCGGCCGACCAGCTGGCTGCTCGCCGACGCACTGCGCGGCTACTTCTACCAGACCCGAGAGTTCACCGACTGGTTCTCCGTTGCTGGGGCAGGACTTGTGGCGTCCACTGAGGACGGTGATCTTCGTGGGCAGGCGGCGATGAACTTCAGCCTCGCGCTGGCCAACCAGGCCCGCAACGACTACCAGCCGGCGACCGAGCACTATCTTTCCTCCCTGCGGCTGTCCGAGGCTGCCGGCTGGGGTGCGGGCGAGGCGTCGGCTTTCATCAACCTGGGGCTGATCGACGAGGTCCGTGGCGACCTGAGACAGGCCGCTGAGCGCTACACGCAAGGCCGGGAGCGGAGCAGCCGGGCCGGCGCGCGTCAGCTGGAGGCGGCGACGCTGGTCAACCTCGGTGCCGTGCACGCTCAACTGGGCCGGTTGATCGACGCCGAGCGCAGCCTGTTCGCCGCATTGGAGATCAACCGCGAGCTCGGCTCCCGTCAGGGCGAGGCCGACGCGCGGTACTATCTCGGCGCGGTGGCCGGGCTGCGCGGCCGGTTCGACGACGCCGAGGCCCAGGTGACGGCCGTGCTGGCGTATTACCGGGAGATCGGTCGGATTCAGGACGAGGCCGAGTCGCTGGCCCTGCTGGCCCGGATTCGGTGCGAGGCCGGCCGGCATGCCGAGGCCGCGGCCGACGCCCGTGGCGCGATCGAGCTGGCCCGCCGGACCGGCGACCAGCACACCGAGTGCGGCGGTCACGTCGCCCTGGCCAACGCCCTGCGTGGTGCCGGCGCTGTCGAGGAGGCCGCCGCCGAGTTCGACCGTGCCCTGGTCATGGCCGACGTCGTCGACGCCGCGTACCTCACCTGCACGGCGCTCATCGGCAGCGCCGAAACCCGTCATGACCTGGGGGAACACGACCGGGCCGTGGCCGAGGCCGTGCAGGCCCGTGACATGGCTCGCGCCGCCGGCTACCGCCTCTTGGAGGGCATGGCCCTGGCCGCCGCCCGCGACGACGCGGCCGCCGCCGTCTTCGCGGAGACCGGGTACCTGCGGGGATGA
- a CDS encoding ABC transporter substrate-binding protein: protein MRRIALAAVLVAVTGCSVLNGTQEQHGNGETVIRVGVMQVIDTAPFYLALSKGYFRDEGLTIKITPTKSGTDSLPLLAGDHIDIGFGNWATLFQAQANGTGDYRVLADGSQGGPHVQIVATRPDSGIHSAKDLAGRTVSSNAPNDIPLLALKAILQADGVDPGSVKTPIVHHADTPAALAGKEVDAALQLEPFITIARRQSGIVPVVDLYGPGPAHDLPIAGYFALSTFAQQNPAAVAAFRRAIEHGAADARDVGAVQQILPTFVGGVTADIAREVAIPVFPTSVSRDRLQRVADLMLTYGQLKSKLDVARLVGP, encoded by the coding sequence ATGCGCCGGATAGCGCTGGCGGCGGTGCTGGTCGCCGTCACCGGGTGCAGTGTGCTCAACGGAACCCAGGAACAGCACGGCAACGGTGAGACGGTGATCCGTGTCGGCGTGATGCAGGTGATCGACACCGCCCCGTTCTACCTGGCCCTGAGCAAGGGCTACTTCCGCGACGAGGGTCTGACCATCAAGATCACGCCGACCAAGAGCGGCACCGACAGCCTGCCGCTGCTGGCCGGCGACCACATCGACATCGGCTTCGGCAACTGGGCCACGCTGTTCCAGGCGCAGGCCAACGGCACCGGCGACTACCGCGTGCTGGCCGACGGCTCGCAGGGCGGCCCGCACGTGCAGATCGTGGCCACGCGGCCCGATTCCGGCATCCACTCGGCCAAGGACCTGGCCGGTCGGACCGTGAGCAGCAACGCCCCCAACGACATCCCGCTGCTCGCGCTCAAGGCCATCCTCCAGGCCGACGGCGTCGACCCCGGCAGCGTCAAGACGCCCATCGTGCACCACGCCGACACCCCGGCGGCCTTGGCCGGCAAGGAAGTCGACGCCGCGTTGCAGCTGGAGCCGTTCATCACCATCGCCCGCCGGCAGAGCGGCATCGTTCCCGTCGTCGACCTCTACGGCCCGGGTCCCGCGCACGACCTGCCCATCGCCGGCTACTTCGCCCTGTCCACGTTCGCCCAGCAGAATCCCGCCGCCGTCGCGGCCTTCCGCCGCGCGATCGAACACGGTGCCGCCGACGCCCGCGATGTTGGTGCCGTGCAACAGATCCTGCCGACCTTCGTCGGCGGTGTCACGGCCGACATTGCCCGCGAGGTGGCCATCCCCGTGTTCCCGACCTCGGTGTCCCGGGACCGGCTGCAGCGGGTCGCCGACCTGATGTTGACGTACGGACAGCTCAAGTCGAAACTCGATGTGGCGCGGCTCGTCGGACCCTAG
- a CDS encoding class I SAM-dependent methyltransferase, whose product MSRPFGAVAEAYHRSRSEIPYAAFDWLVPQPCRRAVELGAGTGIQTRRLARFAQETLAVEPDPGMRAAFAVDGATLLAGTAENIPVEGGGADLVVAFESWHWFAQPRATHEAARVLRPGGVLATAWNLPEIVDDWTAKFWWPVTSAHDETRRPGRLILAADAPFATPQYRVLRWTWRRHVDDLVALLGTYSHVLALEPLARKEFLDRQRSLVPSDPIDVPFTTVCWRTVHKGA is encoded by the coding sequence GTGTCCCGCCCGTTCGGAGCCGTGGCCGAGGCGTACCACCGGTCGCGGTCCGAGATCCCGTACGCCGCCTTCGACTGGCTGGTGCCGCAGCCGTGTCGGCGGGCGGTGGAACTCGGGGCGGGCACGGGCATTCAGACTCGCCGGCTGGCTCGGTTCGCTCAGGAAACCCTGGCGGTCGAACCGGATCCGGGCATGCGGGCGGCCTTCGCGGTGGACGGGGCGACCCTGCTGGCCGGCACGGCCGAGAACATCCCGGTCGAGGGCGGCGGCGCGGACCTGGTGGTGGCCTTCGAGTCGTGGCACTGGTTCGCCCAGCCGCGGGCCACGCACGAGGCGGCCAGGGTGCTCAGGCCCGGTGGAGTTCTTGCCACGGCGTGGAATCTGCCCGAGATCGTGGATGACTGGACCGCGAAGTTCTGGTGGCCGGTGACCTCGGCCCACGACGAGACCCGCCGCCCCGGCCGGCTGATCCTGGCGGCCGACGCGCCGTTCGCCACGCCGCAGTACCGCGTGCTGCGCTGGACCTGGCGTCGGCACGTGGACGACCTGGTGGCCCTGCTCGGCACCTACAGTCACGTCCTCGCCCTGGAGCCATTGGCACGAAAGGAATTCCTCGATCGACAACGTTCACTGGTGCCCTCGGATCCGATCGATGTCCCCTTCACCACGGTCTGCTGGCGCACCGTCCACAAAGGAGCGTGA
- a CDS encoding glutamate ABC transporter substrate-binding protein: MRAAVAMTALALVLAGCGSTLPAQPVDSSSTVTVPEPPGLGGSPAPTTGSKAPGDTCDATASLRPSGPLPPPGQMPEGSTMADIVQRGRLIAGVDQNTFPMGFRNPVTGQVEGFDVDMLHAVSQALFGDPDRIQFKAITSADRIPVLQQGQVDIVARTFTIDCARAAQVGFSSVYFSAGQRVLVDANSTVQDIGGMGGKKVCATKGSTSLDALTKVASKPLLVSVDNWTDCLVLMQQGQVDATSTDDTILAGLAAQDPYTKVVGPRFADEPYGLAVPKTDTDFVRFINAVLEKIRADGTWTADYKHWLGDRLGPVPAPPTPRYLD, from the coding sequence GTGAGGGCGGCGGTTGCGATGACCGCGCTGGCGTTGGTGCTGGCGGGGTGCGGCTCCACGCTGCCCGCGCAGCCGGTCGACAGCTCGTCCACCGTCACCGTGCCGGAGCCGCCGGGCCTGGGCGGCTCGCCCGCGCCGACCACCGGCAGCAAAGCCCCGGGCGACACCTGCGACGCCACGGCCAGCCTGCGGCCCAGCGGCCCGCTGCCGCCGCCCGGGCAGATGCCCGAGGGCTCCACCATGGCCGACATCGTGCAGCGCGGCCGGCTGATCGCCGGCGTCGACCAGAACACGTTCCCGATGGGCTTCCGCAACCCGGTCACCGGCCAGGTCGAGGGCTTCGACGTGGACATGCTGCACGCCGTGTCGCAGGCGCTGTTCGGCGACCCGGACCGGATCCAGTTCAAGGCCATCACCTCGGCCGACCGGATTCCGGTGCTGCAACAGGGTCAGGTCGACATCGTGGCCCGCACCTTCACCATCGACTGCGCCCGGGCCGCCCAGGTCGGCTTCTCCTCGGTCTACTTCTCGGCCGGGCAGCGGGTGCTGGTCGACGCCAACTCGACGGTGCAGGACATCGGCGGCATGGGTGGCAAGAAAGTGTGCGCCACCAAGGGATCCACCTCGCTGGACGCGCTGACCAAGGTCGCCTCCAAGCCGCTGCTGGTGTCGGTGGACAACTGGACCGACTGCCTGGTGCTGATGCAGCAGGGCCAGGTCGACGCCACCTCCACCGACGACACGATCCTGGCCGGCCTGGCCGCGCAGGACCCGTACACCAAGGTGGTCGGGCCCCGCTTCGCCGACGAGCCGTACGGGCTGGCGGTGCCCAAGACCGACACCGACTTCGTCCGCTTCATCAACGCGGTGCTGGAGAAGATCCGCGCCGACGGCACCTGGACCGCCGACTACAAGCACTGGCTGGGCGACCGGCTCGGGCCGGTGCCCGCCCCGCCGACCCCGCGATACCTGGACTGA
- a CDS encoding GNAT family N-acetyltransferase encodes MDIFVTDSPEREHIELIDAGLDEYNLAQAGVVDHRKLAVLARAPDTGEVVGGLIGRTSLGLLFVELLYLPAEYRGTGLGAQLLAAAEREAVNRGCRTGVLYTISFQAPDFYVKQGWQVFGEVPTDNGISRVFLSKTLG; translated from the coding sequence ATGGACATTTTCGTCACCGACAGCCCCGAACGTGAGCACATCGAGCTGATCGACGCCGGTCTGGACGAGTACAACCTCGCCCAGGCCGGCGTCGTCGACCATCGCAAGCTGGCGGTCCTGGCCCGGGCCCCGGACACCGGCGAAGTCGTCGGCGGCCTGATCGGGCGGACCAGCCTCGGCCTGCTGTTCGTCGAGCTGCTCTACCTGCCGGCCGAATACCGCGGCACGGGCCTCGGCGCGCAGCTCCTCGCCGCTGCCGAGCGGGAAGCCGTCAACCGAGGTTGCCGCACCGGCGTCCTCTACACGATCAGCTTCCAAGCCCCCGACTTCTACGTGAAACAGGGCTGGCAGGTCTTCGGGGAGGTGCCGACCGACAACGGAATCAGCCGGGTCTTCCTGTCGAAGACCCTCGGCTAA
- a CDS encoding PhzF family phenazine biosynthesis protein, translating to MTSDVLRYAAFTTTPDGGNPAGVVLDATGLDDADQQKIAADVGYSETAFVTRAPSGYRVRYFSPLAEVAFCGHATIAAAVALAERDGHGQLLFHTVAGDIPVTTTLGDDGLVRASLTSVPTSSREATPEEIADTLVAFGWSTADLSGQHVPHVAFAGNHHLVLVLSSRSRLASLSYDFDRLATIMTRFGWTTVQLVWPESDTVWHSRNPFPVGGVVEDPATGAAAAAFGGYLLATGRVSEPVRLTIRQGEDMGRPSLLTVDLDPADPRVTVSGTATRIV from the coding sequence ATGACCAGTGACGTGCTGCGCTACGCGGCGTTCACCACCACGCCCGATGGCGGCAATCCCGCCGGCGTGGTGCTGGACGCCACCGGGCTGGACGACGCCGACCAGCAGAAGATCGCCGCCGACGTGGGCTATTCGGAGACCGCCTTCGTCACGCGGGCTCCTTCCGGCTACCGGGTGCGCTACTTCAGCCCGTTGGCCGAGGTCGCTTTCTGCGGGCACGCCACCATCGCCGCCGCCGTCGCTCTGGCCGAACGGGACGGTCACGGACAGTTGCTGTTCCACACCGTGGCCGGCGACATCCCCGTCACCACCACCCTCGGTGACGACGGTCTCGTGCGGGCCAGCCTGACCAGCGTGCCCACCTCGTCCCGGGAGGCCACCCCCGAGGAGATCGCTGACACCTTGGTCGCGTTCGGCTGGTCCACCGCCGACCTGTCCGGCCAGCACGTTCCCCATGTCGCCTTCGCCGGCAACCACCACCTCGTTCTCGTGCTCTCCTCCCGTTCGCGGCTCGCGTCCCTGAGCTACGACTTCGACCGCCTGGCCACGATCATGACCCGGTTCGGTTGGACCACCGTCCAGCTGGTCTGGCCGGAGTCCGACACCGTGTGGCACTCCCGCAACCCGTTCCCCGTCGGCGGCGTCGTCGAGGACCCCGCCACCGGCGCGGCCGCCGCCGCTTTCGGCGGTTACCTGCTCGCCACCGGCCGCGTGTCGGAACCGGTGCGGCTGACAATCCGGCAGGGCGAGGACATGGGCCGGCCCAGCCTGCTCACCGTCGACCTCGACCCGGCCGACCCGCGCGTGACCGTCAGCGGCACCGCGACTCGGATTGTTTAG
- the nagB gene encoding glucosamine-6-phosphate deaminase, producing MEIVIVPDAPAQGELAAAAIADLVARKPDAVIGVATGSTPLPVYQALQRRREQGLSLDRARICQLDEYVGLPAGHPESYREVVRREVLDRLGIGDDRFMGPDGSAADVVQACADYERTLAAAGGVDLQLLGIGTDGHIGFNEPISSFGSRTRVKTLTRQTRVDNARFFASLDEVPQHVLTQGIGTIMEARHLILLATGESKAEAVALAVEGPLAAIVPASVLQLHPHATVILDEAAASQLKLADYYRSTYATKPSWQGI from the coding sequence ATGGAGATCGTGATCGTGCCGGACGCGCCGGCACAGGGCGAGCTGGCCGCGGCGGCCATCGCCGACCTGGTCGCGCGCAAGCCCGACGCGGTGATCGGGGTGGCCACCGGCTCCACGCCGCTGCCCGTCTACCAGGCGTTGCAGCGACGTCGTGAGCAGGGGTTGAGCCTGGACCGGGCGCGGATCTGCCAGCTCGACGAGTACGTCGGGCTGCCCGCCGGGCACCCCGAGTCCTACCGCGAGGTCGTCCGCCGCGAGGTGCTCGACCGCCTCGGCATCGGCGACGACCGTTTCATGGGCCCCGACGGCTCCGCCGCCGATGTCGTGCAGGCGTGCGCCGACTACGAGCGGACCCTCGCCGCGGCCGGCGGCGTCGACCTCCAGCTGCTCGGCATCGGCACCGACGGTCACATCGGCTTCAACGAGCCCATCTCATCCTTCGGTTCGCGGACCCGCGTCAAGACCCTCACGCGGCAGACCCGGGTCGACAACGCCCGCTTCTTCGCCAGCCTCGACGAGGTGCCGCAGCACGTGCTAACCCAGGGCATCGGCACCATCATGGAGGCCCGGCACCTCATCCTGCTGGCCACCGGCGAGTCCAAGGCCGAGGCCGTGGCACTGGCCGTCGAGGGCCCCCTCGCCGCCATCGTGCCCGCGTCGGTCCTCCAGTTGCACCCGCATGCCACGGTCATTTTGGACGAGGCCGCCGCCAGCCAGTTGAAGCTCGCCGACTACTACCGCTCGACCTACGCCACCAAGCCGTCCTGGCAAGGTATCTAG
- a CDS encoding DUF2630 family protein, producing MDDGDVLGRVKALVDEEHKLRGHHEPDADRLAQVEAELDQCWDLLRQRRAKEEFGQNPDDAAARPAREVENYRQ from the coding sequence ATGGACGACGGCGATGTGCTCGGACGGGTCAAGGCGCTGGTGGACGAGGAGCACAAGCTCCGGGGACACCACGAGCCCGACGCCGACCGGTTGGCGCAGGTGGAGGCGGAACTCGACCAGTGCTGGGACCTGCTGCGGCAGCGACGGGCCAAGGAGGAGTTCGGCCAGAACCCCGACGACGCCGCGGCCCGCCCGGCCCGCGAGGTCGAGAACTACCGGCAGTAG
- a CDS encoding S1C family serine protease has protein sequence MTQPYGYPQQPDQGGYFGYPPPPPPPPPPRRTGRTVLTVVLAVAAGVALGAAAGNYIPTLLHGQASSGPTEQYNLPGQPSHTEQQTPADSDGIAAKIDPALVDINTTLGFQQAQAAGTGIVLTADGLVLTNNHVINGATSISGVDIGNGKTYQASVVGYDRSHDIAVIQLQNASGLTTAPIGTSANVAQGDQILAIGNAGGVGGAPSVAAGSVTGLSQSITASSEDGTSEQLTGLIQVAANVQPGDSGGPLVNSQGQVIGVDTAASQGFQMNRGGQPTGGGQGFAIPIDQAMSIEKQITQHQSSATVHIGDSALLGVQVDPQTGRGRRAQATNGALVAGVLSGSPAQAAGIQQGDVVTAINGRTVDSANTLTNLLTQFHPGDRVSVGLLTADGDQTVNVQLAKGPAQ, from the coding sequence ATGACCCAGCCGTACGGCTACCCGCAGCAGCCGGACCAGGGCGGTTACTTCGGCTACCCGCCGCCGCCTCCACCCCCGCCGCCACCGCGCCGGACGGGGAGAACGGTGCTGACGGTGGTGCTGGCGGTCGCCGCCGGGGTGGCGCTGGGCGCGGCGGCGGGTAACTACATCCCGACGCTGCTGCACGGTCAGGCGTCGAGCGGGCCGACGGAGCAGTACAACCTGCCGGGCCAGCCGAGCCACACGGAGCAGCAGACGCCCGCGGACAGCGACGGCATCGCGGCGAAGATCGACCCGGCGCTGGTCGACATCAACACGACGCTGGGCTTCCAGCAGGCCCAGGCGGCGGGCACGGGCATCGTGCTGACGGCCGACGGCCTGGTGCTGACCAACAACCACGTGATCAACGGTGCGACGAGCATCAGCGGGGTGGACATCGGCAACGGCAAGACGTACCAGGCCAGCGTGGTGGGCTACGACCGGTCGCACGACATCGCGGTCATCCAGCTGCAGAACGCCAGCGGCCTGACGACGGCCCCGATCGGCACCTCGGCCAACGTCGCCCAGGGCGACCAGATCCTGGCCATCGGCAACGCGGGCGGCGTCGGCGGCGCACCCAGTGTGGCCGCTGGTAGCGTCACGGGCCTGAGTCAGTCGATCACGGCGTCCAGCGAGGACGGCACATCCGAGCAGCTCACGGGCCTGATCCAGGTCGCGGCGAACGTGCAGCCGGGCGACTCGGGCGGCCCGTTGGTGAACTCGCAAGGACAGGTCATCGGCGTGGACACGGCGGCCTCGCAGGGCTTCCAGATGAACCGCGGCGGTCAGCCGACCGGCGGCGGCCAGGGCTTCGCCATCCCCATCGACCAGGCGATGTCCATCGAAAAGCAGATCACCCAGCACCAGTCCAGCGCGACCGTGCATATCGGCGACTCGGCGTTGCTGGGCGTCCAGGTGGACCCGCAGACCGGCCGCGGCCGGCGGGCGCAGGCCACCAACGGTGCTCTTGTTGCGGGCGTGCTGTCGGGCTCCCCGGCCCAGGCGGCCGGCATCCAACAGGGCGACGTCGTGACGGCCATCAACGGCCGCACGGTGGACTCGGCCAACACGCTGACCAACCTGCTGACCCAGTTCCACCCAGGCGACCGGGTGTCGGTCGGTCTGCTGACGGCCGACGGGGACCAGACTGTGAACGTGCAACTCGCGAAGGGGCCGGCGCAGTAA
- the mmuM gene encoding homocysteine S-methyltransferase — translation MAFRTDTPLVLDGGLSNQLAAAGHDLSDHLWSARLLRDDPSAIIAAHRAYYEAGADIATTASYQASFQGFGDETPELLRLSVRLARQASYQAEVDDRRLWVAASVGPYGAVLADGSEYHGRYGLSRHELIDFHAPRIELLAAAGPDVLALETIPDLDEAEALVSIIAGTGIPAWLSFSIDGPCTRAGQPLAEAFELVRAVPEIVAVGVNCCDPLDATAAVPLAAAVSGKPVVVYPNSGEGWDPVARSWDGRRTFDPSAVRNWLRDGATIVGGCCQLGPADIADIAARL, via the coding sequence ATGGCCTTCCGCACGGACACGCCGCTCGTCCTGGACGGCGGACTGTCCAACCAGCTGGCCGCGGCCGGCCACGACCTGTCCGACCACCTGTGGTCGGCCCGGCTGCTCCGTGACGATCCCTCGGCGATCATCGCCGCGCACCGGGCGTACTACGAGGCCGGCGCGGACATCGCCACCACCGCCAGCTACCAGGCCTCGTTCCAGGGCTTCGGCGACGAGACCCCCGAGCTGCTGCGGCTCAGCGTCCGGCTGGCCCGGCAGGCCTCGTACCAGGCCGAGGTCGACGACCGGCGGCTGTGGGTCGCCGCGAGCGTCGGCCCCTACGGCGCCGTGCTGGCCGACGGCTCCGAATACCATGGCCGCTACGGACTTTCACGCCATGAGCTGATCGACTTCCACGCCCCGCGGATCGAGCTGCTGGCCGCCGCCGGCCCCGATGTGCTTGCCCTGGAAACGATTCCCGACCTTGACGAGGCCGAGGCGCTGGTCTCGATCATCGCCGGCACCGGCATCCCGGCCTGGCTCTCGTTCAGCATCGACGGCCCGTGCACGCGCGCCGGCCAGCCGCTGGCCGAGGCGTTCGAGTTGGTCCGCGCCGTGCCGGAGATCGTCGCCGTCGGCGTCAACTGCTGCGATCCCCTCGACGCCACCGCCGCCGTCCCGCTGGCCGCCGCGGTCAGCGGCAAACCCGTTGTCGTGTACCCGAACAGCGGTGAGGGCTGGGATCCCGTCGCCCGATCCTGGGACGGCCGCCGCACCTTCGACCCCTCGGCCGTGCGCAACTGGCTGCGCGACGGCGCCACGATCGTCGGCGGCTGCTGCCAACTGGGCCCGGCCGACATCGCCGACATCGCCGCCAGGCTCTGA